In Gadus chalcogrammus isolate NIFS_2021 chromosome 11, NIFS_Gcha_1.0, whole genome shotgun sequence, a single window of DNA contains:
- the LOC130391756 gene encoding clathrin coat assembly protein AP180-like: protein MFREIMKLYRKIPQRTTARRWLLLLHLQPQLHPDPWRLRLQLQLLLLLLLLQRRAHPPPVARRPAPDPPHDPATDQPVLDDGFLLDLDPMSSSAAGGAAAGSSTTAWGAPPTPATLPPPASATSDMDLFGDPFATTEGSASMAPEMDLFAMRPSDPPSAETPATPTAVATVVVTPAPNDFSGPSDAAPSSAPTGPVEAVDLLGAAPALTLAPALAPALAPLQNDLLESGFEALGSLPSPTPPMPASVPVVPIMVPAATMEPTMAPAPSGGFDASMFGGIGDLLMPAITPQSTGGSTGGGSVSGSLGTPVSGMGMGMGMGMGMGMSAAPPPTPPPTKTIVGDLDSSLANLVGDLGMKKSEKKLTGGANWTPKVAPSSWGTPAAPLAGATSAAPPAGAMGPPLGSQPGYGMPMMGQTMMGQPMMRPPFTGMASAPGAPIPETPPNIPFSFLKTLFFIPGPVSP, encoded by the exons ATGTTCCGTGAGATCATGAAACTGTACAGAAA gaTTCCACAGAGAACAACGGCACGccgatggctgctgctgctacacCTACAGCCACAGCTCCACCCAGACCCGTGGCGGCTGcggctgcagctgcagctgctgctgctgctgctgctgcttcagcGGCGGGCCCACCCGCCTCCGGTGGCCCGCCGGCCCGCCCCGGACCCCCCCCACGACCCGGCCACCGACCAGCC tgtCCTGGATGATGGCTTCCTGCTGGACCTGGATCCCATGTCCTCCtcagcagcagggggcgctgcggCTGGCTCCTCTACTACAGCCTGGGGAG CCCCGCCCACTCCGGCCACCCTGCCCCCGCCAGCCTCTGCCACCTCTGACATGGACCTGTTTGGAG ACCCCTTCGCCACGACCGAGGGCAGTGCCAGCATGGCCCCAGAGATGGACCTGTTCGCCATGAGGCCTTCGGACCCCCCGTCCGCGGAGACCCCCGCCACGCCCACCGCCGTCGCCACCGTGGTCGTCACCCCCGCCCCCA ATGACTTCAGCGGTCCCAGCGACGCAGCACCCAGCTCAGCACCCACTGGCCCTGTGGAAGCCGTGGACCtgctgggag CTGCCCCggccctgaccctagccccggCCCTGGCTCCGGCCCTGGCCCCCCTCCAGAACGACCTCCTGGAGTCTGGTTTTGAGGCCCTGGGCTCCTTGCCTTCCCCCACGCCCCCGATGCCAGCTTCAGTTCCCGTGGTCCCCATCATGGTACCTGCAGCTACCATGGAGCCCACGATGGCtccagcgccctctggtggcttTGATGCTTCGA TGTTTGGTGGAATAGGTGACCTGCTGATGCCCGCCATAACACCCCAGAGCACCGGGGGCAGCACCGGGGGTGGGAGCGTGTCAGGCAGCCTCGGGACCCCCGTCTCGGGCATGGGTATGGGCATGGGCATGGGCATGGGCATGGGCATGTCGGCGGCCCCCCCACCGACGCCTCCACCTACTAAAACCATCGTAGGGGACCTGGACTCGTCCCTGGCCAACCTTGTGGGAG ACCTCGGAATGAAGAAAAG TGAGAAGAAACTCACAGGAGGGGCCAACTGGACCCCCAAGGTCGCCCCTTCCAGCTGGGGTACACCTGCAGCCCCGTTG GCCGGTGCCACCTctgcagcgccccctgctggagccATGGGACCACCGCTTGGCTCACAGCCTGGTTATGGCATG CCCATGATGGGTCAGACGATGATGGGCCAGCCCATGATGAGACCACCCTTCACTGGCATGGCCTCGGCACCAGGGGCTCcg ATACCAGAGACCCCCCCCAACATCCCCTTTAGCTTCTTAAAAACCCTTTTCTTCATCCCCGGCCCGGTATCCCCCTGA